In bacterium, the DNA window TGGAACTGGTCCTGGCCGACCTGCAGGTCGTCGAGAACCGGATCGACAAGCTGGCCAAGGAGAAGCAGCGCAAGGGCAAGAACGACCAGCCGCTGGAGCCGCCGCTGATGGAGCGCTTCCAGGCGACGCTGAGCGACGGCAAGCCCCTGCGCGATCTCGAACTGAACGCCGACGAGCGCAAGCTGACCAGCGGCTTCTCCCTGCTCACGCTCAAGCCGCTGATCCTGGTGCTGAACGGCGACGAGGGCGGCGTGCCGCAGGACGTGCTCGCGGCCGCGTCGGCGACCGGGGCGGAGGTCGTCGACCTCTGCGCCAAGGTCGAGGCCGAACTGGCCGAGCTGTCGCCGCAGGAGCGCAGCGAGTTCCTCGCCGACCTGGGCATCGCCGAGCCCGCCGCCCACCGCATGGTGCGCTCGGCCTACCGCGCCCTGGGCCTGCACAGCTTCTTCACCGTGGGCGAGGACGAGTGCCGCGCGTGGACGCTGCGTCGCGGCGCGCTGGCGCCGGAGGCGGCGGGCGTGATCCACTCCGACCTCGAGCGCGGTTTCATCCGCGCCGAGACCGTCGCCTACGAGGACCTCATCGCCGCCGGCGGCCTGGCCGAAGCCAAGAAGCTGAACAAGCTCCGCCTGGAGGGGAAGTCCTACGAGGTCCGCGACGGCGACGTGCTGAACATCCGCTTCAGCGTGTGACGCGGGGAGATCGATGATCCGCTCCGTCACCGGGAACCGCTGGGGACGGCTCGCGGCCGCGGCCGTGGCGCTGGTCGTGACCGCGGCGTGGTTCGCGGCGTGGCGCGACCTCGACCGCACCCCCCTGTCCCGCGTCCCGGTGCTCGACGAGGCGCACTACCTGCGCGAGGGGGCCGCCATCGCCGCTGGGCGCCTGGTTCCGGAGCGGCCGGCGGTCATGTCCCCCCTCTACCCCTACCTCGTGGCGGCGACCGGCGGCGGGCGCGTTCTGGACGCCCACCGCGTGCGGACCGGACCGCCGCCCTGGGGCCTGCGCGCGGCCCAGTTCGCGATGTGGTTGGGGACGGGCTGGCTGCTGCTGCGCGAGGGCCGGCGCCTGTTGCCGCCGGGG includes these proteins:
- the ychF gene encoding redox-regulated ATPase YchF, translated to MQIGILGFKFTGKTTLFNAVTGASLPTGQGGVEPHLAVGRIPDPRLEKLTAMFNPKREVHATVEWVDVPGFEPSGAAGPGEGTRFLEHARRVDALAQVVRCFDNDIETPDPRSEIESLALELVLADLQVVENRIDKLAKEKQRKGKNDQPLEPPLMERFQATLSDGKPLRDLELNADERKLTSGFSLLTLKPLILVLNGDEGGVPQDVLAAASATGAEVVDLCAKVEAELAELSPQERSEFLADLGIAEPAAHRMVRSAYRALGLHSFFTVGEDECRAWTLRRGALAPEAAGVIHSDLERGFIRAETVAYEDLIAAGGLAEAKKLNKLRLEGKSYEVRDGDVLNIRFSV